A single window of Castor canadensis chromosome 3, mCasCan1.hap1v2, whole genome shotgun sequence DNA harbors:
- the Rdh12 gene encoding retinol dehydrogenase 12 isoform X2: MMCPYSKTADGFETHLGVNHLGHFLLTYLLLGRLKESAPARVVTLSSVAHHAGKIRFHDLHGDKRYCNGFAYCHSKLANVLFTRELAKRLQGTGVTTYAVHPGIVSSELVRHSFLLCLFWRLFSPFIKSAWQGAQTSLHCALAEGLEPLSGKYFSDCKRTWVSARARNTKTAERLWKVSCELLGIQWE; this comes from the exons ATGATGTGTCCGTATTCCAAGACAGCAGATGGCTTTGAAACCCACCTGGGGGTCAACCACCTGG GCCACTTCCTTCTTACTTACCTCCTCCTGGGGCGGCTAAAGGAATCTGCTCCAGCACGGGTGGTAACCCTGTCATCAGTGGCTCACCACGCTGGCAAGATTCGCTTCCATGACCTCCATGGTGACAAACGCTACTGCAATGGTTTTGCCTATTGCCACAGCAAGCTGGCCAATGTGCTTTTCACTCGTGAGCTGGCCAAGAGGCTCCAAG GCACGGGAGTCACCACCTATGCAGTGCACCCAGGCATTGTCAGCTCAGAGCTGGTCCGTCACTCCTTCCTGCTGTGCCTGTTCTGGCGGCTCTTCTCCCCCTTCATCAAATCAGCATGGCAGGGTGCACAGACCAGTCTGCACTGTGCCCTAGCTGAGGGCCTGGAGCCTCTGAGTGGCAAGTACTTCAG TGACTGCAAGAGGACCTGGGTGTCTGCAAGGGCCCGAAATACAAAAACAGCCGAGCGCCTGTGGAAAGTCAGCTGTGAGCTTCTAGGAATCCAGTGGGAGTAG
- the Rdh12 gene encoding retinol dehydrogenase 12 isoform X1: MLVILGLLTSFLSLLYVTAPSIRKFFGGGVCRTNVQLPGKVVVITGANTGIGKETARELARRGARVYIACRDVLKGESAASEIRADTKNSQVLVRKLDLSDTKSIRAFAEGFLAEEKHLHVLINNAGVMMCPYSKTADGFETHLGVNHLGHFLLTYLLLGRLKESAPARVVTLSSVAHHAGKIRFHDLHGDKRYCNGFAYCHSKLANVLFTRELAKRLQGTGVTTYAVHPGIVSSELVRHSFLLCLFWRLFSPFIKSAWQGAQTSLHCALAEGLEPLSGKYFSDCKRTWVSARARNTKTAERLWKVSCELLGIQWE; this comes from the exons ATGCTGGTTATTTTGGGACTGCTgacctccttcctttcacttttgtATGTGACAGCTCCATCCATCAG GAAGTTCTTTGGTGGTGGAGTTTGCAGAACAAACGTGCAGCTTCCTGGGAAGGTAGTGGTGATCACAGGCGCCAACACCGGCATCGGCAAGGAGACTGCCAGGGAGCTCGCTCGCAGGG GAGCACGAGTGTACATTGCCTGCCGCGATGTGCTGAAGGGGGAGTCCGCTGCCAGTGAAATCCGAGCAGATACAAAGAACTCCCAGGTGCTGGTGCGGAAACTGGACCTATCTGACACCAAATCCATTCGCGCCTTTGCTGAGGGCTTTCTGGCAG AGGAGAAGCACCTCCATGTTCTGATCAACAACGCAGGCGTGATGATGTGTCCGTATTCCAAGACAGCAGATGGCTTTGAAACCCACCTGGGGGTCAACCACCTGG GCCACTTCCTTCTTACTTACCTCCTCCTGGGGCGGCTAAAGGAATCTGCTCCAGCACGGGTGGTAACCCTGTCATCAGTGGCTCACCACGCTGGCAAGATTCGCTTCCATGACCTCCATGGTGACAAACGCTACTGCAATGGTTTTGCCTATTGCCACAGCAAGCTGGCCAATGTGCTTTTCACTCGTGAGCTGGCCAAGAGGCTCCAAG GCACGGGAGTCACCACCTATGCAGTGCACCCAGGCATTGTCAGCTCAGAGCTGGTCCGTCACTCCTTCCTGCTGTGCCTGTTCTGGCGGCTCTTCTCCCCCTTCATCAAATCAGCATGGCAGGGTGCACAGACCAGTCTGCACTGTGCCCTAGCTGAGGGCCTGGAGCCTCTGAGTGGCAAGTACTTCAG TGACTGCAAGAGGACCTGGGTGTCTGCAAGGGCCCGAAATACAAAAACAGCCGAGCGCCTGTGGAAAGTCAGCTGTGAGCTTCTAGGAATCCAGTGGGAGTAG